In the genome of Raphanus sativus cultivar WK10039 chromosome 9, ASM80110v3, whole genome shotgun sequence, the window gtttaggatttagaatttgggattagaattttgaaaagcatataaaaacaaatatataagagtttttaccatttcaataaataaggtatttttgaaaatgtatctttagtggtggtaaagatgaataatggtaccttgaaagtggtatttttgaaaattccccttataacaaaatatgttgAGAAAAATTGGAATAttaccaaaaattaaaatatctttttataaaataatgtattaatgtagtaacaaaaacaaattcaatATGTATGTAATTTTCCAAACTCAAAAATAGTagtgtaattttcaaaattttttgacaaaacataaattttgaaaataaaatattcagattaaaaatgataataattcaaattttacaaaagataaaatcatatataataaagaaCAATTTTTTGAAATGCATCGTGGaaaaacaaactatatatgttgtataaATTAAagcaatataatattttgaaatattaattaaaaattaacaataaaacttaatatcataacatccaaaatatcctatattaataaaatttactaaaataatatgatagatGTTACCatgtataaaatttactaaaatattagggatatattatttttaaaaagtggtacgtaaaatactaaaataatatatgttaaagtatatatttttaaacacaacatgtaaatgtaaattatcttaaacatatTTCTTTtccataatataaataatttttttaaaaatgtatcatagcaaaatgtataaaataaagaaaaaacatattttaaaggAAGttatctatttgattatttcatattgttattttattttacctaagtcgaaaatatattagcaagtaatagaaaataataacaaagtaaatgtattaaaaattactatatattaataatatcgaataaaaagtataaaaataatattatagaattataatatcaaatacatttaaaatgaaaaaacatCCGCATAGACGTTCGGATTAAAATCtagtataaattatattttagatatttatgtACTCATTCAATTCTCGGTTTCAAAATTGTAAGAGccatttgaaattttgaatatttgcctatttggtaatttttttctctttcacctttttatattattttttggattaAAACCCTATAAAAGCTTTCGTTGTAAGTGCTGTTAATACAAATAGTTTCGCTGGAGTTTTATATGGTCATCAACTTCAGAATTTGAATACTGAAAAATTTTCGacccaacaaaaaaataatgttggAAATGTTACTTGTGTGAACCCGTGACAGATAATTAATTATAGATTAGGTTTTTCTCATTTGAAATTTTCATAAGgtgttaattttcttttcaaaccGTAAACCATTTGTTATCATTTTGTAATTATCGCAACAAAGGAAAACTATAGGAGAACTGAAGGAGACTGAACAAGATGGGAGGGAATAATAGAGGAAAAGTCTAAAGATGTGTACAATATGAGATAATATATCACATGGCAAAACAGTCATATTTCTGCAGTAGACAGTGATagtgtaataaataaaatgttaaaataaataaaaaatgttataactaAATGATAGCAGAAAATGTACCTTATAGTTATGTTTCTGAATCTGACTCAACATCGTTTTGTCAAATTTAACGATTGACTAACACAATATTAATCAAGGTATGTTTTACAATACGGTTTAGAGTTCAAGTATACaattcaaattagtttttagtttAGATCGTATTtgttacttatattttatttggataTTAAAAGGCACGCCACTAATAGTAAATGTCGAAAGAGGCTATTTTCCCGTATCAAGCACACATGTATTGATCACCATCTGCCAAAGCATCGCTGTCTTCTACGAATGTAATCTTCATAGACACCAACACAATGAAACTTCTCCTATCACGCCACTGTATTACTTTTTCTAGTAATTCAAGAACTAATACATAAATTCTTAACAATTGCATCTTCAGTCTTTCCCTTTTATGTATGTGCATTCATTATAGCTAGCTTAAAAACCACATATTTAATCTCTTTCTACGAATCATATCATAGTTGAAAACTAATTCGAAAATCATCACCCTCCAAATCTAGGTAGGAATTCTATGACACCATCTTTATATATCCTCATTTAAATTTGTCCTACTTAATGAACTAGTTTTCGTCCTCATCCTCCAAGATTTCACCAATATTTTAGATGGTCTGTTCTTATACAATTTTAAGCGCATATaaaacgaaaaaataaaatgcaaaaagtaaaagatacaaaaaattattaatagagTTTATTTTCTACATCCCCATAACCTCCTCCAGATTTCATTCATAATTTACTATTGCTATATCCTATTTATTTTTCCAAACTCAGCAAATCCATATATCACAAAACACGATTTTCCATTCAGTTCCAGCTTCATAACATATGTCTATATTGCCTCATAAAGTACTTCATGAATTAATACaaaaaatcttaacaaaataCATCTTCAAACATAAGATTAAACAGATAATGtattcaatgcaaaatttaatatatagttcATATACTTGTGATAAAAGATAAACTAACGCTTTAAAACACACTTAATTATGACCCACGCTTAAAAAggtgggtatattttttgttttacatttttttaaaatatagtttttatatttgtatttttagtcatatttatatttttgtataatatttttcttaaatgattaataagaaattttactttattctattaaaatagttggactaTACATATATTAATGGACTATGAtgctgttttaatagaataatagATAGATATCAAAATTTAGCTATGTAATAAACCATATTcactttataattttaaaacggTTTGTTTCCGGTAATTCTTTCCACATAAAATCGGAATTGATTACAAAATCGTAACACTTTTGACTTTACATGAATATCTAAACTtgtagtttaataaaaaaatcgaTATTATACTTTTTACTCTTTTAATATGATCATCAATCACAACTAATCCAAAAATAGAGTTATGAGTGGGTCAATTGGTGAGTTGATTTGTATGTGAATATATTTGGTTTGTTAGGTAGCCGCCAAATGACATGAATGAGAATGGACCGACTTTAAAAAGAGATTCCCTATGAAGATGTGCTTATATAATTAAAGGTAGTAGATTTCATGTTTTCAGcaattgattatttatttaattttttctcatgtcgacaaattttataaaatcactcGACTTTCGAATATTTTCAAACTTAAGCAAAAAGAAACATCGAATATTAGCAAAATGATGTTTCTGACCAGTGACTAGCGTGTGGAAATCTAACAACTAATTATTAGCCTACTTTCCCGTGAGTCTATTAAAACTGTCGACACTAAGATATACTGTATGCTTTTAAATATCTTAATTCAATATTAATATTGCTTCCTTGACATTATACACAAACCCGATCATAAACACTATGATGCATGGTTGAACTTCAAAATACTTGGTTAAATCTGCTAGCTAACTTCAACCAAAAGTGTTTCAACCAACTTAAATCATCTTGTTAGACTATAGGAAACTTTGATTAATTTGAACAAGGAGAAGATCGCATTGAGCTGTATAGTATTTGCTTTGATATCAGGCATATAGCTAGAGATTTTACGGTGGTCTCCTTTACTTTCATACATAGAGAAAATTATATGGCTGATTGGATTTCAATAACTCACTTATAGTGCTTGTATCGGCTGTTTTAAGttgattataaaaataacagttttgacccaaaaaaaggAATAAGGTTGTGAGTACTCCCGTTTGGAGTTTGTGtgagtaaataaaataaacaagttCAAGTCATTGAAAGGTAAGTCTGATTTGATCCAATGATATTTTGTTAAACAAAGATAGCCATAAATATGTTGTTAACTAATCAACAAATAAGTTTATCTAACATCGAATTAAGTAGATTTTACATGAACTGAGATATCtaacatttttgtttatttgtcacgAGAAAAAAACTAGTTTCACTACCTTCTTACAGTATCCTCACTTGGAACTTATAATTAAGAACGCATCACAAGCACATACATGAATTAATTATTTCCTTATTCAACATATTCAAAAGTATCCGTTGACCTCCCATGTAAAAGTAAGTACAATTTAAATTACAAAGACGCATAAGTATGTACATACACATACATATACATTACATACACATACATACGAAGATATCCTTATCACTTCCATCACATCAACCGTTCACTCTCTCAAAGAATGATTGATGGACTAAACAACTGTCGTTTACCAGTCAACCTCTCCGTCCACCATACGCCGACGTTTCACCGCCTAGACAACTAGCATACCTCATGAGATCAGCATTTGTCTCCTCTAACTCCCTTTGCAGCCTCAAGACCTCTCTTTGAAGCACCGAGATGGCCCCAACGCAGCCATAAACTGGATCTTTTAGCCGTGCCTCCGCTTCGTAAGCCAGCGAGTTCACCGCATCTTCCCGTTGATGCGGGGCCACTTCATGAAGGATCTTGCTCACGTTGCTTGCTCCAAATATCCGGTGGACGTTAGCAAACTTTAAAGGTTCATCTGGTGGAAAATATGGTGCGAATACGCATTCTGAGGTGCATTTCCGCCGGAGGAACTTGCATGCTGCGCACGGTGAGTTTGTGTAGTTCGAATACGAAGATGatgacatttttttgttatatatccCCTGAATTTTCAATTGCaggaaagaaaattaaaaaaacgaCGTAATCACAATACAAATTTTATCACGAGGTTGTGGTATTCATAAGATTGATACATGATGAATCTTGATCCACAACGATATTGTAATTCTTCAAAATCTACTTCGTGTATACTTCAGTGTCTTTTACACAATACGTCTTCGAACACATTAATAACATTGATAGATTTTAGAAAATTTGTTTTCCAGTTTGTGTTGGTAACTAGCAGATTGTCTTATTAATTGGTTATGTATAAAACATAAGATGTTCTTATTAGTCTTTTTATCCTCGAAATTCATTATTCATAGTAAGAAAGGCAACTAGATTCATTGCTTACATGAAATATGATGCTTATAGTCTTTATCCCTAAAATTCATTGCTTTATTGGAATGCTGTTACCATTAAATCCTTACTTGAACTAAATCTCAAGAACTATATATACAGATATCCTAGATGTTACTTTATAATCAATTACTTTTACACATTATTTTGGGACACCAAAACCAACGTAATACCAAACATACTACATATATGTGCAAATATGTTGAATCTATGTGTATTGGTGAATCAAACACACAATACGATTATGAAAAGTTATAGAATTAGTTGTGTAATGCAATATTACTGAAACATTTGAAAATCATTTTAACATCCATAGCTATATAAAGAAAGTGAGTGTTGCTATACTAAATTCGAATTGAAGGTAGCTCAGACTGATTTTACGTTCTAGAGTATTGGTTAAATCCGACGGGACCATGTGCCTTTATAAATAAGATAACAATATGTTCtcacatgtatatatatatatgacctTAAATTCACTACtgtgattttcaaaataatttaaaagaacATAATATATGCACATTTTTTCCTATCATACACtagacttaaaaaaaaaacatggc includes:
- the LOC108824194 gene encoding LOB domain-containing protein 25, producing MSSSSYSNYTNSPCAACKFLRRKCTSECVFAPYFPPDEPLKFANVHRIFGASNVSKILHEVAPHQREDAVNSLAYEAEARLKDPVYGCVGAISVLQREVLRLQRELEETNADLMRYASCLGGETSAYGGRRG